DNA sequence from the Lycium barbarum isolate Lr01 chromosome 5, ASM1917538v2, whole genome shotgun sequence genome:
AGGGCAAATATATCAAAAAAGTATAACGAAGGACAAATATAACTTATTTGTAATAGTACATGGGCAAATATGACCCTTTCCgttaaagaaaacttttgataacTCTCTTGTTATTGCAATTTGCAACTATGTCACTCACATATATTGCCGGTCCAAGATTAAATAAAGGATAAAAGTTCGATAAGTTGATTGTTATCATAAATCTAGTAAATTTATGATGAATTGTTAATGTATGTTCGCCATTACAAGACAAGTGAATTTTGATGAGAATTTTGTTTGGGAATTATTTTCAGAAATCTGAAAATTCCTAAACTCTTGAATACTTAGTTGAGGAGAATATTTTGCCAGGTAAATTTGTTGCCAATTAGCATGACAATAACACCTACGCGGGGAGAATTATCGGCGAGTACCATTTTCTAAGTGAATATGTAAGTAATCAATGAAAAAATGGAAATTTTAATCTCGTTGTGAATTTGCAGGAAATTCCCCTGCTAACAGTTTTGGCAAATTTAACAGCTGAAGAGTTATTAAAGCTTTGAAGATATTGATTTCATTTATTGCTTTGCGTTTTTTGTTCCTCTTTTACTACGAGTATATGTATCGAACGTATGCTCTCGTAACTGGTATTGGTATATATTAAAGTTGACATTCAACAATAATAAATCTTTATTGCACGTAGGGGCGGATGTAGGGGTTCTCCAGGGTGTTCACCAATTACACTGCATATAAAAGGTAATTTTCTTACTTATTATGTACATATATTGATTTTGAACACCCTAAAAACAAATTAGAGGTTGGCTCAATGGTTTAGGGGTTCATAATTTATCTTGAGGTTCCAAGTTCAAATCCCAAgcactatatttttatttttcgatCACCCTTAACAAAAATCCTAGATTCACCATTGATTTGCACGCATGTTGATACTCAAAGacatttaaataaataaaatgtgcATTATCTAACCACTTCATCATTTAAATAAAACAATCATAAGATTCAACATGGTACTAATTATGAAGAGGTGCAAGTCCGATCACCACCGGTTTATTAAAAAGAATTAAAATGATGACAACTAAACAACTTAGTTCTTAACTTTGCGTGCTACTGTTGGAACTAGAAGTTGAGGGGGTGTTGGTGGTAATGAACCCTGAATGGGGCAGAGACTCCTAAGTGTAAAAGGGAAAAGAGAACTCAAAGGGAAGATATTAGGCAAACAACTATCCTCAAATTCTAATGCAGCTTTGCAGCATTGAGGACCAATCAATCGTAGTTGAATACTTAAGAGAGATGTTATAATTTCCTCAACACATCCAGGAACATCTAACACCGATGCTATACATTTTGTGGTATCCAAAACAAGACTATTATTGACTTGACGGTCTAAACCTGGCAAAAGATCGTCACCTCCATGTAATTGTGAGACACTCGGAGAAACTTCGATGGGTATGCACAAGAAAATAAGTGCATACGCATAGATAGAAGAAGCCATTTTTTCTTACTGAATATATAAGATGGTTATGATTAGTTTGTGTTTGGAGTGTTGAGAGGATTTGGAACTTGATGAAGATTTGGAGGGAGGATGTCATATTTATATTGTAGGATGTAATGTTAATGTACGTTgattttttaatttctttaaatGTCTTTAATACGAGCACCTTAATGTACATTTTAATAGTTGTAATCAATTGTCATTTAAGTTCTAAGAATCTGTGAAATATTTACTTGCATCTATGGACATTAAGTAGCAATgtctattatatttatttgtaGTTCATAAATGGTAGTACATCctctagaaaaaaaaagaaaaggattgAACTAAATTGAACGGAGTCAAAGTGAACAATTAATTTTCAGATATGCTTGCCCCCTTGACTGCATAAAAAATTTAAGCTCACTAATAATACGTTAAAACTGAATTGTTGGTTTGTTGTGGCAATGTCAAAATGAACAATTAATTGTTGGTTTGTTGTGGCAATGCTCAAACGTCTAATTAAAATGGATGTGCTTATTATGttaatattattatatttatCCGCGCTTCACACGATCGTAAGAAGCACAAGCAATATTCATGAGGTAAGCACTTGAGAGTATAAAGAGATTCATGAATTAAGAAATGAATTAGTTATAAATATTGCTGAGATAGAAGAGATAGTAAAATTTTGTAGGCACGTGCTTAAAAaattcaattatatatatattgatgaaatCATatatcttaatatatatatatatatatatatatatatatatattaagatatAGAATTAGAACTTTTCTATATTAAATTTGAaccttattttataaattaattaaGAAAATCCTAGCAAGACACACATTAAAGAATAACCGATGGTCTTTATAAACTGGTCACAAAAATTATACTCTGCTGTAACTTAAGTTTGATAGAGATACTTGATTAATTCGTAGTAAACCAATGGCCCCAAAATATGGAAGATAGCAAACAACAAACCTGGGGCGTCTCAACGATATTGGAGGCCTCGAAACTCTAATGTGAGGCCTATACACGCGTGCGCGCACACACATTAAATGATTTTTCTTCGTTGTATAAATTATGATTAATCTTAggatttgacaattaaaaataaaaaaattagacACTATGCATCTATTTTGCCTATAGCAATGCAATATTACTTAAATGTCACTGTTGTTATAAGTGTATAACAACCATTCGCTATAACAACCAAAAAATTTCGGATCAAACGatattgttatagagaggtctgactgtgtAGTAAAAAGTATATTCAAAATTGAAAATAATTAATTCATAATAAATATATGCATAGGAATAAGTGgagaaatattatttaaatgtcacttttgttataggtgtataacaacctTTCGTTATAGCGGCCAAATTTTGACTTTTACCTCACAAATTTTGACTTTTACCGTATTTGTTTTCCTCatttattactactactattatgtATTTGTCCGCGAGAAAGAAAAATCATATTATGATTAAATATTAATATCataatttttaaaaagaaaatcaatCTTTAGTAGTAAAATATTTTTGACGATTCTTTTAACCTCTTATACAAAATTGGAATTCCCAATTATATATGAAGCAATTCGTTTGGATTAATATTTgtaaatttgaataaaaaatggaaaataaaaataattaaaaagagaATTATGTTATATAAATTAGTATTAAGAAGGTGGTGGTGGCGCTGCACAATGTATGTTGGACATTTTTTGTTaagctttctcttgagccgagtgTCTTCGAAAAAAAATTCCTACcgtccaaggtaggggtaaggtttgcataCACTTTACTCTCCCCAGATCCCACATTGTGTGATTTCATtggatatgttgttattgttgttgtttgtttcCTTGTCTGCTTTGGAAGAGAATCTTGTGAGAGATAGAAGAACCAAGTCCTTAGGACCGAAAAGTACTATCCAAAAAATTAAAAGTAACTTAgttttctttaaaaattaatcaaaagtagttttttcaaaatttgaaatatctttttttttttaaaataaaataaattgaacccctataatttggtgcaaaaTTAAGTTCGAAGAAGTCTATAAATTCTTTTTGAACAATACATAAGaatttttatgttatgttatacaATGGTGCCACATCATTTTCTCATCAGAATTTATGTAGATTTTAGTGCAGAAGGACTGAACTGAGAATTGCAACTTATAAAACAAAAGCATAAGATAGTTAGCCAAAGCCGCCACCACGAACAAGCTGTAGTTAGGCTCACCTCAAAATTTGAATCATGGTGGCATCTGACACAGAAAATATCAAGAACTAATTTTTCACTTCAACTAATTCAAAATTGTTTGAACCCTTCGGATCACCACCCAAACATTTTCGTTCAAATCTAAGCATTTATTTGGTCTGAATAGATTTCAATCATTAAAATCTTGaataaagccttaatatcattaCTAGCTATATATTTTTGTGCAGATAATTTTCACCATTACTTTGTCCACAATCACCAACCACCACCACTAACCACCTTTGTCATCACGACCATTTAACAACTGAAAAGGTGTTAATCCTCTGAAGATATTGATTTTGTTACTTGGCATTTTCCTTTTCCATTTTTACCACTATTATATGTATAGAGTGTATACCCATGATAATTAGTCTACGTATTCATTGAATAAGAGAGAGATAATGCTAGCATTATATTAAGTTAACATCGATGCAATAATGGATTAAACAAATTACGGAAAACATAATTATGTAAATGAAAATATGCATTATCTAATATTTTATTAATCACTTAAATGAAATGAACATACAATTTAACATGATATTAATAAAGCATAAAAAACTCCTAGGTGCAAGTCCGATCACCAAccgtttattaaaaataattcgAAGGACGATAACTAAACAACTTAGTTCTTAACTTTGCGTGCTGCCGTTTGAGCTGGAGCTTGAAGGGGTGTTGGTGGTAATGAACCCTGAATGGGGCAGAGACTTCTAAGTGTAAAAGGGAAAAACGAACTCAAAGGAAAAATCTTAGGCAAACAACTATCCTCAAAGTGTAATGCAGCTTTGCAACATTGAGGACTAATCAATCGAGGTTGAATACTTAAGAAAGATGTTATAAGTTCCTCGACACATCCAGAAACACTTAACACCGTTGCTAAACATTTTGGGATACCCGGAAGAAGACCATTACCGACATGACCCTCTAAACCTGGCAAAAGGCCGCCACCTTCAAGTAATTGTGAGACGCTGGGAGAAACCTCGATGGATATGCACAAGAAAATAAGCGCATATGCATAGACAGAAGAAGCCATTTTTTTACTTACCGACTATATAAGTTAGTTACAATTGTATTTGAGTTAAGAAAGCTTTGGATTTGGTGAAGATTTCGAAGGAGGATGACATATTTATATTGTAGGATGTAATGTTAATGTATGTTGAACTTTTAATTTCCTTAAATGTCTTTAATATGAGAACTTTATTGTATATTTGAATAGTTATAATCAATTGTCTTTTAAGTTTTAATTGGCATTAAGAGAGTTCCATGCATCTGTGCAATATTTATTTGGATCTATGACACATTAAGAAGTAGTATTTATTATATCTATATATTTGTAGTTCATAAATGGTAGTACATtatcacaaaaataaaaaaaaacacaagaattatgtTGAACTAAATACATTAAAACTGAATTGTTGCTTCGTAGTAGCAATGATCAATCGGAGCATTTCTTTTGTGACAttgatgtgtcgtgaaattacggcatcGATGCTAAtaccttaagcttttgtgactttTCAAGCACTTTTGATGTTACTTTTCGTGTgtttatgtcgttttgtaggataagatgtccggaAAGCATAACGGAGAAAAATAGAGCAAAAAATTAGAACCAGCAGCACCTGTTAGATGCAAGTGCTACATGCCAACAACTTCCTGTGAAGCATGTACTGCAGCAAACGATGACAGAGATATTGAAGAACTGAAGATAGTTGGtgcaagcacaaccaattgaatctcaagtaactttcctattcctagctcaatcaaagtaaatgggtgagtcttagggttagctaatcccttaagaaacattaaagaacaagattaattaaaacaacaaacaCCCACGTCAATGGCAATAaagatcattcaatacataagcataacaagagggttcatccaactttgcaaatgaatattttcataaacaagattaaagttatggaataaaattctacacacttagatatacaatacaaagcaaggaattgaagaaatgagtgaagggttaagaaatttcttatcaaaacttcaaatatccaatccccaagtgtggtgtaggaaccctaGTCTCCAAAACATGTGTTGGATGGCCAAAGatatgttttacaaaccctaaaagagtatttataacattccaaaagcgggaacaaattgtggacaaaaatgccctgcgtgcagcacatgctgcagcaagtgctactcgcaggcacaacatgctgcagcaagaaCGTTCgtttggagatcacatagggactttttgagcttgtaatgtaggcttagggaagggtaggataagtatttgggatacaagtgactacgccctcctcgAACACTACATACTATTTTTTTGTgcatacaagtgactacgccctcctcgAACACTGGATACAGCACTAAGGTTTTTTTcacaagccttagagtgtgatatcaagcacaaccaattgaatctcaagtaactttcctatttctagctcaagttattagatgaggtttaaaaccccaaattcttgttaattaatctttcccaatcacaattttcctcttccgagctcaaatcgaagtaaatgagggggggggggggggggggtcttagggttagctaatcccttaagaaacattaaagaacaagattaactaAAACAACAtcaactcacttcattagcaataaaaatcattcaatacataagcacaacaagagtttcatccaacactttaatcatagaatatttccataaacaacattcaagtgaagaaaattaatattacacacttagatattcattacAAAGCAAGGAATCAAAGAAATGGAGAAAAGTTTAAGTCATCAATATATATAATTGAATTTTTTAAACACGTGCCTACAAAATTTTACTATCTCTTCTATCTCAGCAATATTTATAACTAATTCATTTCTTAATTCATGAATCTCTTTATACTCTCAAGTGTTTACCTCATGAATATTGCTTGTGCTTCTTATGATCGTGTGAAGCGCGGataaatataataatattaaCATAATAAGCACATCCATTTTAATTTGACGTTTGAGCATTGCCACAACAAACCAACAATTAATTGTTCATTTTGACATTGACACAACAAACCAACAATTCAGTTTTAACGTATTATTAGTGAGCTTAAATTTTTTATGCAGTCAAGGGGGCAAGCATATCTGAAAATTAATTGTTCACTTTGACTCCGTTCAATTTAGTTcaatccttttttctttttttttctagagGATGTACTACCATTTATGAACtacaaataaatataatagacATTGCTACTTAATGTCCATAGATGCAAGTAAATATTTCACAGATTCTTAGAACTTAAATGACAATTGATTACAACTATTAAAATGTACATTAAGGTCCTCGTATTAAAGACatttaaagaaattaaaaaatcAACCTGCATTAACATTACATCCTACAATATAAATATGACATCCTCCCTCCAAATCTTCATCAAGTTCCAAATCCTCTCAACACTCCAAACACAAACTAATCATAACCATCTTATATATTCAGTAAGAATAAATGGCTTCTTCTATCTATGCGTATGCACTTATTTTCTTGTGCATATCCATCGAAGTTTCTCCGAGTGTCTCACAATTACATGGAGGTGATGATCTTTTGCCAGGTTTAGACCGTCAAGTCAGTAATAGTCTTGTTTTGGATACCACAAAATGTATAGCATCGGTGTTAGATGTTCCTGGATGTGTTGAGGAAATTATAACATCTCTCTTAAGTATTCAATTACGATTGATTGGTCCTCAATGCTGCAAAGCTGCATTAGAATTTGAGGATAGTTGTTTGCCTAATATCTTCCCTCTGAGTTCTCTTTTCCCTTTTACACTTAGGAGTCTCTGCCCCATTCAGGGTTCATTACCACCAACACCCCCTCAACTTCTAGTTCCAACAGTAGCACGCAAAGTTAAGAACTAAGTTGTTTAGTTATCATCATTTTAATTCTTTTTAATAAACCGGTGGTGATCGGACTTGCACCTCTGCATAATTAGTACCATATTGAATCTTATGATTGTTTTATTTAAATGATGAAGTGGTTAGATAATacacattttatttatttaaatgtCTTTGAGTATCTACATACGTGCAAATCAATGGTGGATCTAGGATTTTTGTTAAGGGTGatcgaaaaataaaaatatagtgcTTGGGATTTGAACTTGGAACCTCAAGATAAATTATGAACTCCCTAAACCATTGAGTCAACCTCTAATTTGTTTTTAAGGTGTTCAAAATCAATATATGTACATAATAAGTAAGAAAATTACCTTTTATATGCAGTGTAATTGGTGAACACCCTGGAGAACCCCTACATCCGCCCCTACGTGCAATAAAGATTTATTATTGTTGAATGTCAACTTTAATATATACCAATACCAGTTACAAGAGAATACGTTCGATACATATACTCGTGGTAAAAGAGGAACAAAAAATGCAAAGCAATAAATGAAATCAATATCTTCAAAGCTTTAATAACTCTTCAGCTGTTAAATTTGCCAAAACTGTTAGCAGGGGAATTTCCTGCAAATTCACAACGAGATTAAAATTTCCATTTTTTCATCGATTACTTACATATTCACTTAGAAAATGGTACTTGCAGATAATTTTCCCCGCATAGGTGTTATTGTCATGCTAATTGGCAACAAATGTACCTGGCAAAATATTCTCCTCAACTAAGTATTCAAGAGTTTAGGAATTTTCAGATTTCTGAAAATAATTCCCAAACAAAATTCTCATCTAAATTCACACTTTTCTTGTAATGGCGAACATACATTAACAATTCATCATAAATTTACTAGCTTTATGATAACAATCAACTTATCGAACTTTTATCCTTTATTTAATCTTGGACCGGCAATATATGTGAGTGACATAGTTGCAAATTGCAATAACAAGAGAattatcaaaagttttctttaacGAAAAAGGGTCATGTTTGCCCATGTACTATTACAAATAAGTCATATTTGTCCTTCGTTATACTTTTTTGATATATTTGCCCTTGTACTCTGAAAAATAGTCATATTTACCCCTACTCCATTAAATTCTCATGCCCCCACATAAAATTACCTACGTGGCTTTTATTTTCCCCAATTAAATCTGATTACCATTTAAATCATTTTAACCGACTCGCCCTACCCGCTAAAAATTAAAACCCAAAATTTTCATTGTTCATCCATGGTGGATACAGTTTTACCACTTAAATTTCATCCAACCAACCTATTTTTCTTCAGATTCAATTCATAAAAGCTTCATTGTTCATCCATGCTGAAAAATtcaattttccccttttttttcttttctttttttgcaaaTCTGCTTTGGTTCGAGTCAGTTTCTTTATTTTTCGTATATGTTCTGCCATTTTAGTTGTGTGGAATTgtgagatttttatttttattttcgtaTATGTTCTGCCATTTTAGTTGTGTGGAATTgtgagatttttatttttattttcgttTCTGGAGACTCGGAGGacttcccagtggagatggggttgcaccagggatcaactcttagcccatttttatttgtcttTGTGATGGATGGTTTGACgtggcaaattcaaggtgaggtgccatcgtgcatgttatttgcggatgacatagtcttgattgacgagacCCATAGCAGAGTGAATGCTAAGCTTGAGGtgtggagacaaactctggagtctaaagggctTCAAGTTGAGTATGACagagacagagtacttggagtgtaagttcagcgACGTGACACATGAGGCTGTTGTGCAAGTGAGCCTTGGTACCCAGTccatccaaaagaaaggaagtttcaactATCTTGGGTTTATTATTCAAGGAAATGAGGATGttgacgatgatgtcacgcaTCGTATTGGTGCAAGGTGGATGAAATGGCGGCTCGCTTCAAGAGTGTTGTGTggtaagaaggtgccaccaaagctTAAAGGCTACTTCCACAAAGTGGTGATGAGACCGATTTTGTTGTACGGGGAGGAGTGTTGCGCAGTCAAGAACTCgcacgtccaaaagatgaaagttgcagaaaatgagaatgttgtgatggatgtgtgggcacactaggagagataggattaggaatgaacatatccgggataaggttggGGTGGCATCGgtagaggacaagatgcgggaagcgcggctgagatggtttgggcatgtgaagaggagagacacagatgccccaaggtataggtgtgagaggttggctatggacggtttcagaagaggtagaggtaggccgaagaagcaTTGGAGAGAGgtgcttagacaggacatggcgcatttccagcttaccgaggacatgaccttggaTAGGAAGCTATGGAGGACTTGTCATActccattttaaccggagtcaaaattagagtacaacatattggtgattcctgttttttgtttatgttaaggagtcgccacctaattatttatggtgaattaggacacataaatttattaaagttattttaaagttagctctgttttaaaagtctgcgaaacttaagattctaggtaagggttcaattagtctaaaggaaaggtattaggcatcctttaagatccattaacaatggttgaccgaccggactTAGGTGAATTAATAAGGCTAAGATCTTGCGGAAACGTCCAACTAATTTaaagtagttgtttaaaataacATAAATTTAGTCATTGAAAAATAGCAGTAGTAGACTGGAATTAAATAGTGAACTAAAGGAGATCAAATTTTGCATGGTCGGCCAAAGAAAGTCATTTATAAAGTTCACATTCCAAGGTGGATTAAAGGTGTCTATTAAGGACTCACGTTTTGAAagctcattttttttcttctttgaaaATGTTGCTGACgccattttattttttatgaaaaatGTGGAGTTTTGACATGGAAAAGGTTGAGAAATGCCAAAAAGAATCCAAATGACTTCACCTAATATACCTGACATAACATCCTCCAAATTAAAAACTTTGTCTAATTGCCCCCTTTCTATATGACAACAGGTACTCTTCACTACTGCCTAAAAACTATAGAATATTCCAGCTAGTATCTTACGCTAATTCCGAGTTTTAAGAAGTAGtgaatatataataaaaaataaatgttAGCCACACCAACAGATAATCAAAGATAGTATCGTAGATAATGAAAGCCATTTTCGACTTCCACATGCGATATGAATGCTCTGCAAGATGCCGCTTAGGCCATGCAAGAGAGAGTTGATGGTGGATATCGTACTAACTCCGTGTGAAAGcggcgtcgttgagtctcaaagtgaGACCCTTCGGCTCCGGTATTCatgcaaaataaaagaaaaaataggaTTAGAATAATGATAAGACTCATAACGAATATTAAAATCAGAGAAGGAAATTCACAACTTGCAAGCAAATATTTCGTAAGTGTCATGATGCCTATAACTATCCAAATTTAACTCCTGGTACAGCGAGGTTTGAACTGATCCTTCGCATTGGACCAGTGCTTTAGCGTGAATAACCAAAGAGAAAGGGAAGGCCCTAGTTTGAACTAAACGATTAGTTAACCAACTCAAATTATTAACTATAAACTAAACCCAACTCCCAATAACATAAGCGAGGTGAAACTGAGTGTAAGCGAACATGAAATCTAGGCAGGAATCATCGCAGTCCAAGAAAATTCATGCTATTTAACCATAGACAAAGTTAACACCTTTTTCATATCTCAAATGATACACATATAGGTTAAAATAGTTAAGTCCTCTTTGTTAAAGTTTGAAAGCACAAGGAAAGAACAGGGCAGATTTTGGCATCGCGCTATATTCTACTTCTTCTATCTAGTTTTTAACTAATTGAGTGAGAGAGGAGAGTTACAGCCTCATAGTCTGAAATAATGGATTTCTACAAAAACTAGAGCTGGACAGTACCAAATCAACTACATACTCCAAAGCCGATTCACAACAACGACAAGACTTTCTATAGATTTTTTAGTTTTACAGAAAAAAGAAACTATTCAGGACCTAATCCTGCACAACCAAACAGTTTAAAACAAGTCTAAAAAATTCATTCATAACTTAGTTGTTAAAGATAGAACCAAATCAGCCCCTTTTGTTTGAAAGAAAACGAGATCTCTTCACTGTAGGCTTTGCCCAAGACCAACCCATCATATCTTAAAATATTTGCGCAGGAACAGATAGCTTATCACAGAATTTTAAACTGTAAGGTTAGATAAGGAGAACTTTCAGTGTTTTTACTTTCATTCAGAGGCATACAATACCAGTTTTTTCTTTAACTCATTACCATACTGCTTGAGAAAcattttttgaaataaattgATAATGCTTCATACACAAGTTCATGAAATCTGTTTATATGACCTGTCACCTTTACACCTAAACTAGACTCGAGATTAAATTAGGCTATTCGTCAGCTATAGCAGCTACGCGAAATAAGAAATGCAAACATACTTTTGAATCACAAATGGCAACAGCAAGATACTAAACATGATTTTTCTATACTAACATAATTTAACAGAACGATAAGTCGAAATAGCATCGGATTTCACCTGTTTGTGGTGCAGTGAACTGAGTATCGACAACCTCGAATCTACTCGAACATGACGAGCTCGAACTTGAAAAGAGTTTTTCGAATCGAAAACTTCGGTATCAGCCGAAACAGTATAttcttattgaaagaaaaagaaattccaaAAAATTCCCCTAATCAGTGTTCTCCTCCCTAAACACTCCATATCCCCTCTTCTAAAACAATGTTCAGTCCCCAATCAGTGTTTAATCCCCAAATCGTGTTGAATCCCCCGATTTTTTTTTACATACTCGACTTCGAAATCGTAAAAGAGCAAACAGAAATatgggtttcaatttttttttgctcccccccccccccccccctcagatACTGAATAatcctttttttaaaaataaaataaaaatgatccCCTCTGTTCTAAGACCAAAATCCCCCTTTCTAAAACAATCCTCCCTCTCCTCCAAAACTGAATCCCCCCCTCAAATGTCTAAAGAAGGCCCTATTTGTAGGGTTCCGATTCGGGTTTAAGAaaaagaggagcgtatgagagaagaCGAAGGCGTGGGGAACAAGAGGAAGTGGGgagcagaggcgtgggggacagacaAGGTGGAAGTGGCAGGGAGCAGGTGTggtggagaggaacgtgagggggggggggggggggggctagagagggaaaagagaaaagaagggattaggtttagttttttttttttttaggatagAAGATGAAAATGTGGGGGTTGGGCCGGGTCAGGTATAGAAATAGTGGGCTGGTCCGAAATTAACATGGGGGTGAGTTGAATTT
Encoded proteins:
- the LOC132642817 gene encoding uncharacterized protein LOC132642817, producing the protein MASSIYAYALIFLCIPIEVSPSVSQLHGGDDLLPGLDRQVNNSLVLDTTKCIASVLDVPGCVEEIITSLLSIQLRLIGPQCCKAALEFEDSCLPNIFPLSSLFPFTLRSLCPIQGSLPPTPPQLLVPTVARKVKN
- the LOC132639902 gene encoding uncharacterized protein LOC132639902: MASSVYAYALIFLCISIEVSPSVSQLLEGGGLLPGLEGHVGNGLLPGIPKCLATVLSVSGCVEELITSFLSIQPRLISPQCCKAALHFEDSCLPKIFPLSSFFPFTLRSLCPIQGSLPPTPLQAPAQTAARKVKN
- the LOC132639903 gene encoding uncharacterized protein LOC132639903; its protein translation is MASSIYAYALIFLCISIEVSPSVSQLHGGDDLLPGLDRQVSNSLVLDTTKCIASVLDVPGCVEEIITSLLSIQLRLIGPQCCKAALEFEDSCLPNIFPLSSLFPFTLRSLCPIQGSLPPTPPQLLVPTVARKVKN